The Sphingopyxis fribergensis genome contains a region encoding:
- a CDS encoding class I SAM-dependent methyltransferase: MAEGAQHFLDSFKDPEAVARYTEGPRRFVPGLDGLHRMTGLLLAERVPADAHILVLGAGGGSEMKAMADAHPGWRFTGVDPAGPMLDLAAKVLGANAHRADLIEGYIDDAPAGPFDGATCLLTLHFLEREERIRTAAEIRARLKPGAPFVAAHGSFPQEPGERDRWLDRYAAFAIASGGEPDQVAKGREAVATHVAMLSPEADVEVLRAAGFTGVEQFYAAFTWRGWVGYA, from the coding sequence ATGGCTGAAGGCGCCCAGCATTTCCTCGACAGCTTCAAGGACCCCGAAGCGGTCGCGCGCTATACCGAAGGGCCCCGCCGCTTCGTCCCCGGACTCGACGGGCTCCACCGCATGACCGGCCTCCTGCTCGCCGAGCGCGTGCCCGCGGACGCGCATATCCTCGTCCTCGGCGCGGGCGGCGGCAGCGAGATGAAGGCGATGGCCGACGCGCATCCGGGCTGGCGCTTCACCGGCGTCGACCCGGCGGGGCCGATGCTCGATCTGGCCGCCAAGGTCTTGGGCGCGAACGCGCACCGCGCCGACCTGATCGAAGGCTATATCGACGACGCGCCTGCCGGACCCTTCGACGGCGCGACCTGCCTCCTCACGCTCCATTTCCTCGAGCGCGAAGAACGCATCCGCACCGCCGCCGAAATCCGCGCCCGCCTCAAACCCGGCGCCCCGTTCGTCGCCGCGCATGGCAGCTTCCCGCAAGAGCCGGGCGAGCGCGACCGCTGGCTCGACCGCTACGCCGCTTTTGCCATCGCATCGGGCGGCGAACCCGATCAGGTTGCCAAGGGCCGCGAAGCCGTCGCCACCCATGTCGCAATGCTGAGTCCCGAAGCCGATGTCGAGGTTCTGCGCGCCGCGGGTTTTACCGGCGTCGAGCAATTTTACGCCGCCTTTACCTGGCGCGGATGGGTGGGTTATGCGTGA
- a CDS encoding S41 family peptidase, with product MKNKRWPLILIATTLWLAPAAAADEAPLSAADKRAVVQQLGQTLEANYVYPDKAKTIAATLRRNLDAGDYDAAHDRPTLASELTDDLIAASGDLHFAVGVDPEWVADYAAKQDPARAAARREAERREELRKNFGFAALRYLDGNIAYVDLTHFADPEPGYDAAAAAMRFIENGDAVIYDLRYNNGGYLEMAQLLASQLFPGDKDQELFDYYYTLDGRRVERGQWVLPALPAKRLTGKPVYVLTGSTSFSAAEWFAYTLKKLGRATLVGERTAGGAHPVDRKPVGTDFFVQVPIGQIRDPVDRGDFEGQGVTPDHQVPSADALTVAHRLALADLAKADPAKQADADWFAPMLASRPQPTTAALKAIAGRYEGRRIDLIDGKLLYTWRERLRLTLAPLAGDLLELEGVRDFRFRIMRKGGKVVALERIDRDGTTLTYARLD from the coding sequence ATGAAAAACAAGCGCTGGCCCCTCATTCTCATCGCCACGACCCTTTGGCTGGCGCCAGCTGCCGCAGCGGACGAAGCGCCGCTCTCCGCCGCCGACAAGCGCGCCGTCGTCCAACAGCTCGGCCAGACGCTGGAGGCGAATTATGTCTACCCCGACAAGGCCAAGACCATCGCCGCGACCCTGCGCCGCAATCTCGACGCCGGCGACTATGACGCTGCGCACGACCGCCCCACACTCGCGAGCGAATTGACCGACGACCTGATCGCCGCATCGGGCGACCTGCATTTCGCGGTCGGGGTCGATCCCGAATGGGTCGCCGATTATGCCGCGAAGCAAGACCCTGCCCGCGCCGCCGCGCGGCGCGAAGCGGAACGGCGCGAAGAGCTACGGAAAAATTTCGGCTTTGCGGCTCTGCGCTACCTCGACGGCAACATCGCCTATGTCGACCTGACGCATTTTGCCGACCCCGAACCCGGCTATGACGCCGCCGCCGCCGCGATGCGCTTCATCGAAAATGGCGACGCGGTGATCTACGACCTGCGCTATAACAACGGCGGCTATCTCGAGATGGCGCAATTGCTCGCAAGCCAGCTCTTTCCGGGCGACAAGGATCAGGAGCTGTTCGATTATTATTACACGCTCGACGGCCGCCGCGTTGAGCGCGGCCAATGGGTGCTTCCCGCGCTGCCCGCGAAGCGGCTCACCGGGAAGCCCGTCTATGTCCTCACCGGCTCGACCAGTTTTTCTGCCGCCGAATGGTTCGCCTACACGCTCAAGAAACTGGGCCGCGCGACCTTGGTCGGCGAACGCACCGCGGGCGGCGCGCACCCGGTCGACCGCAAGCCCGTCGGCACCGATTTTTTCGTGCAGGTGCCGATCGGCCAGATCCGCGACCCCGTCGATCGCGGCGATTTCGAGGGACAGGGTGTTACACCCGACCATCAGGTCCCGTCGGCCGACGCCCTGACCGTCGCGCACCGCCTCGCGCTCGCCGATCTTGCCAAGGCCGATCCGGCGAAACAGGCCGACGCCGACTGGTTCGCCCCGATGCTCGCATCGCGCCCGCAACCGACCACCGCCGCGCTCAAGGCGATCGCCGGTCGCTACGAGGGACGTCGCATCGACCTTATCGACGGCAAATTGCTCTACACTTGGCGCGAACGACTGCGGCTGACGCTCGCACCGCTCGCCGGCGACCTGCTCGAACTTGAAGGCGTGCGCGACTTCCGCTTTCGCATCATGCGTAAAGGCGGCAAGGTGGTCGCGCTCGAACGCATCGACCGCGACGGAACGACCCTGACCTATGCCCGCCTCGACTGA
- a CDS encoding MarR family winged helix-turn-helix transcriptional regulator yields MPASTDISTDLDDITFLGRLSEALSQRIEEQTRPLFDEAGITVPVRSCSLLTALVDAGEASAADLARALGQSHQLVVQKCPALLRLGLITQHADPADARRKIFRLTDAGRDQLARIDAYSVRISEVYRALFEEVGDVHGAILKALNALADKPLSERIKE; encoded by the coding sequence ATGCCCGCCTCGACTGACATCTCGACCGATCTCGACGACATCACCTTCCTCGGCCGCCTCAGCGAAGCGCTGAGCCAGCGGATCGAGGAACAGACGCGGCCGCTGTTCGACGAAGCCGGCATCACCGTCCCCGTGCGGTCCTGCTCGCTGCTCACCGCGCTGGTGGATGCAGGCGAAGCATCGGCCGCCGACCTTGCCCGCGCGCTCGGCCAATCGCACCAGCTGGTCGTCCAGAAATGCCCCGCGCTGCTCCGCCTCGGCCTCATCACCCAACACGCCGACCCCGCGGACGCGCGGCGCAAGATCTTCCGGCTAACCGACGCGGGCCGCGACCAGCTCGCCCGCATCGACGCCTACAGCGTGCGAATAAGCGAGGTTTATCGCGCGCTCTTCGAAGAGGTCGGCGACGTCCACGGCGCGATATTGAAGGCGCTCAACGCCCTGGCCGACAAGCCACTGAGCGAACGCATCAAGGAATAG
- a CDS encoding homocysteine S-methyltransferase family protein has product MAISSLPQLDRFFLTDAGLETDILFNKGIDLPLFSSVTLFTSDEGVDVLEAYYRGFLDLARAKGTGLILESATWRAGPDWAEPLGFTLAELDGLNGAAIELLRGLRAEYADVPVVVSGCIGPRGDGYDPGKIMSADEAQAYHAHQAGVLAAAGVDMLAAITMTNVPEAVGVTNAAKALGLPVAISFTVETDGRLPTGEGLGDAIAAVDAATGNYPAYYMVNCAHPTHFDAVLDDGAAWTARIGGVRANASCLSHAELDVMTELDIGDPADLAARHRSLIDRFPQIKVLGGCCGTDLRHVTAIAEACIK; this is encoded by the coding sequence ATGGCGATCTCTTCATTACCGCAACTCGACCGGTTTTTCCTGACCGACGCGGGTCTGGAAACCGATATTTTATTCAACAAGGGCATCGACTTGCCGCTTTTCTCGTCCGTGACCTTGTTCACGTCCGACGAAGGCGTCGATGTGCTCGAAGCCTATTATCGGGGCTTCCTCGATCTTGCGCGGGCGAAGGGCACCGGCCTCATCCTCGAGAGCGCGACGTGGCGGGCGGGCCCCGATTGGGCCGAACCGCTCGGCTTTACGTTGGCAGAACTCGACGGGCTGAACGGCGCGGCGATTGAATTGCTCCGCGGATTGCGCGCCGAATATGCCGATGTGCCGGTGGTAGTCAGCGGCTGCATCGGCCCACGCGGCGACGGTTATGATCCGGGGAAGATCATGTCTGCCGACGAGGCGCAGGCCTATCATGCCCATCAGGCGGGCGTGCTTGCGGCTGCGGGCGTAGATATGCTCGCGGCGATCACGATGACGAATGTTCCCGAAGCGGTCGGCGTGACGAATGCGGCGAAGGCGCTGGGGCTGCCGGTCGCAATCAGTTTTACCGTCGAGACCGACGGGCGGTTGCCGACGGGCGAAGGGCTGGGTGATGCGATCGCGGCGGTAGACGCGGCGACGGGCAATTACCCGGCCTATTATATGGTCAACTGCGCGCATCCGACGCATTTCGATGCGGTGCTGGACGACGGCGCCGCGTGGACTGCGCGGATCGGCGGGGTGCGCGCGAACGCGTCGTGCCTCAGCCACGCCGAACTCGATGTGATGACCGAACTCGACATCGGCGATCCGGCCGATCTGGCCGCGCGGCATCGTTCGCTGATCGACCGCTTTCCGCAGATCAAGGTCCTCGGCGGCTGTTGCGGCACCGATTTGCGGCACGTGACGGCGATCGCCGAGGCCTGCATAAAGTAG
- a CDS encoding acyl-CoA thioesterase, which translates to MREFTLDLVATPESIDELGHVNNAVWVQWIQQVATGHWDAAAPQAHKDAYIWVVVRHEVDYLRALGPGETVTARTWVADKPQGAKFDRFMEFTGEDGKVHVRARTVWALLDKASGRPLRVTDEIVAPFLARN; encoded by the coding sequence ATGAGGGAATTTACCCTCGACCTCGTCGCGACGCCCGAGAGCATCGACGAGCTGGGGCATGTCAACAATGCGGTGTGGGTCCAGTGGATCCAGCAGGTCGCGACCGGCCATTGGGACGCCGCAGCGCCGCAGGCGCACAAAGACGCCTATATCTGGGTCGTGGTGCGGCACGAGGTCGATTACCTCCGCGCGCTCGGCCCCGGCGAGACGGTGACCGCGCGGACATGGGTCGCCGACAAGCCGCAGGGCGCGAAGTTCGACCGTTTCATGGAATTCACCGGCGAGGACGGCAAGGTGCATGTGCGCGCGCGGACGGTGTGGGCGCTGCTTGACAAGGCGAGCGGCCGGCCGCTGCGCGTAACGGACGAAATTGTGGCGCCTTTTCTGGCGAGGAACTGA
- a CDS encoding threonine ammonia-lyase: MTDQLTLTSAADLPAITLDDVRAAAGRINGAVVRTPTLHSQTLSEMVGAEVWLKFENLQFTAAYKERGALNALLLMDPEQRARGVIAASAGNHAQGLAYHGKRLGVPVTIVMPSTTPQVKVSQTASHGATIVLFGEKFDDAYAHARELEKERGLTFVHPFDHPHVAAGQGTVALEMLEDVPELDTLIVPIGGGGLLAGMGTAARGIKNDMRLVGVQAELYPSMYAELNGVDMACEGDTLAEGIAVKEPGSYTRKLVAELNDDIVLVAERHLERAVSLLLQIEKTVVEGAGAAGLAAMLAHPEEFAGRKVGLVLTGGNIDTRLLANVLLRDLARSGRIARLRIRLQDRPGALFKVMKLFDEKQVNIIEIYHQRIFTTLPAKGLITDIECEARDREHLDSLVAALRDAGYMVTTVELA; encoded by the coding sequence ATGACAGATCAACTCACCCTCACCTCCGCCGCCGATTTACCGGCGATCACATTGGACGATGTGCGCGCGGCGGCGGGGCGAATTAACGGCGCGGTCGTGCGGACGCCGACCCTCCATTCGCAGACTTTGTCCGAAATGGTCGGCGCCGAAGTGTGGCTGAAGTTCGAAAATCTGCAATTCACCGCCGCGTACAAAGAACGCGGCGCATTGAACGCCTTGTTGCTGATGGACCCCGAACAACGCGCGCGCGGCGTGATCGCGGCATCGGCGGGCAATCATGCGCAGGGACTCGCCTATCATGGCAAGCGCCTCGGCGTGCCCGTCACCATCGTGATGCCGAGCACGACGCCGCAGGTGAAGGTGTCGCAGACCGCGAGCCACGGCGCGACGATCGTGCTGTTCGGCGAAAAGTTCGATGACGCCTATGCCCATGCGCGCGAGCTGGAAAAGGAACGCGGGCTGACCTTCGTCCATCCCTTCGACCATCCCCATGTGGCGGCAGGGCAAGGGACTGTCGCGCTCGAAATGCTTGAGGATGTGCCTGAGCTCGACACGCTGATCGTGCCGATCGGCGGCGGCGGGCTGCTCGCGGGCATGGGCACCGCGGCGCGCGGGATCAAGAATGACATGCGCCTCGTCGGCGTGCAAGCCGAGCTCTATCCGTCGATGTATGCCGAATTGAACGGCGTCGACATGGCGTGCGAGGGCGACACGCTCGCCGAAGGTATCGCGGTCAAGGAGCCGGGGAGCTATACGCGCAAGCTCGTGGCCGAACTCAACGACGACATCGTGCTTGTCGCCGAGCGGCATCTTGAACGCGCGGTCAGCCTACTGCTCCAGATCGAAAAGACGGTGGTCGAGGGCGCCGGCGCCGCGGGACTCGCGGCGATGCTCGCGCACCCCGAGGAGTTTGCCGGGCGCAAAGTCGGGCTGGTGCTGACCGGCGGCAATATCGACACGCGGCTGCTCGCGAATGTACTGCTGCGCGACCTCGCGCGGTCGGGGCGCATCGCGCGGCTGCGCATCCGGCTACAGGACCGTCCCGGCGCGCTGTTCAAGGTGATGAAGCTGTTTGACGAGAAACAGGTCAACATCATCGAAATCTATCACCAGCGCATTTTCACGACGCTGCCCGCGAAGGGGCTGATCACCGACATCGAATGCGAAGCGCGCGACCGCGAGCATCTCGACAGCCTTGTCGCGGCGCTTCGCGATGCGGGCTATATGGTGACCACCGTCGAGCTGGCATGA
- a CDS encoding NAD(P)-dependent oxidoreductase produces MSEQKLRISFIGTGVMGGPMAGHLVRAGHQLTVYNRTRAKADAWVAQHGGTGASTPADAARDADVVLTCVGNDDDLAQVTLGRDGAFKAMKRGALFIDHTTVSARIARQLSVEADGLGLLCLDAPVSGGEAGAQNGTLSIMCGGTMAAFAAAEPVMQAYAARMVHIGGPGAGQTTKMANQIAIAGVIQGLSEALRFAQASKLDTDKVFEAVSGGAAASWQMLNRWGTMAKDEFDFGFAVDWMRKDLGLALDEARVNGATLPVASLVDQFYADVQKAGGGRKDTSSLVTRLPR; encoded by the coding sequence ATGAGCGAACAAAAATTGCGCATCAGCTTCATCGGAACCGGCGTCATGGGCGGACCGATGGCGGGCCACCTCGTCCGGGCGGGCCATCAGCTCACCGTTTATAACCGCACGCGCGCCAAGGCCGACGCCTGGGTCGCGCAACACGGCGGCACCGGGGCATCGACCCCGGCCGACGCGGCCCGGGACGCCGATGTCGTCCTCACCTGTGTCGGCAACGACGACGATCTGGCGCAGGTCACGCTCGGCCGCGACGGCGCGTTCAAGGCGATGAAGCGGGGCGCGCTGTTCATCGACCACACGACCGTCTCCGCGCGCATCGCGCGCCAGCTGTCGGTCGAGGCCGACGGGCTAGGCCTGCTCTGCCTCGACGCCCCCGTTTCGGGCGGTGAGGCGGGCGCACAGAATGGCACGCTGTCGATCATGTGCGGCGGCACCATGGCCGCCTTCGCCGCGGCCGAACCGGTGATGCAGGCCTATGCCGCGCGCATGGTCCATATCGGCGGACCCGGCGCGGGGCAGACGACCAAGATGGCCAACCAGATCGCGATCGCCGGGGTGATTCAGGGTCTGTCCGAAGCCCTGCGTTTCGCGCAAGCGTCGAAGCTCGACACCGACAAGGTGTTCGAAGCCGTCTCGGGCGGCGCCGCGGCAAGCTGGCAGATGCTCAACCGCTGGGGGACGATGGCGAAGGACGAATTCGATTTCGGCTTTGCCGTCGACTGGATGCGCAAGGATCTGGGCCTCGCGCTCGACGAAGCGCGCGTCAACGGCGCGACGCTGCCGGTCGCGAGCCTCGTCGACCAATTTTACGCCGATGTGCAAAAGGCCGGCGGTGGGCGCAAGGACACCAGCTCGCTCGTCACAAGGTTGCCCCGGTGA
- a CDS encoding amidohydrolase, which produces MKRLTLTALALTLAAAPAHADTLVDNVNGITLDKDGKLIRFTGLVIDTQGKVKQLLGRKDKRPERPDFKQDGQGKTLIPGLIDAHGHVMGLGFQLMLLDLSGTNSLAEAQAAIRKYAAENPEMPWIIGSGWNQEKWGLGRFPTAADLDAAVPNRPVWLERVDGHAGWANTAAMTAAKITPASKSPEGGRIEMEGGKPSGVFVDAAMALVNSAKPKPLARDLDRALYLAQQKLLEQGITAIADMGTTIEEWQSYRRAGDKKQLAVRILSYGGDIDNMAIIAGSEPTPWLYDDRLRMVGVKLYLDGALGSRGAWLKAPYSDAPGQKGLPLLTPAQLRNKMVRASMDKFQVAIHAIGDAANAEALDAITDLTADLPGERRWRIEHAQIIDPVDIPRFATLKVIASMQPVHQTSDRVMAEARLGPDRLKGAYAWRSLENAGVRLAFGSDVPVESANPFPGIAAAISRTDDKGEPFGGWRPEEIVTRETALDGFTRTAAFAGFAEDRIGTLMPGMRADFLIVDTDPMLASPDEIRRMTPLETWIGGYRYYKKSEGATVGR; this is translated from the coding sequence ATGAAGCGCCTGACCTTGACCGCCCTCGCGCTCACCCTCGCCGCCGCCCCCGCGCACGCCGACACGCTCGTCGACAATGTCAACGGCATCACGCTCGACAAGGACGGTAAGCTCATCCGCTTCACCGGGCTCGTTATCGACACGCAGGGCAAGGTCAAGCAGCTGCTCGGTCGCAAGGACAAGCGCCCCGAGCGGCCCGATTTCAAACAGGACGGCCAGGGCAAGACCCTGATCCCCGGCCTGATCGACGCGCACGGCCATGTCATGGGCCTCGGCTTCCAGCTGATGCTGCTCGACCTCAGCGGCACCAACAGCCTTGCCGAAGCGCAAGCGGCGATCCGCAAATATGCCGCCGAAAATCCCGAAATGCCGTGGATCATCGGGTCGGGCTGGAATCAGGAAAAATGGGGCCTCGGCCGCTTCCCGACCGCTGCCGACCTCGACGCCGCGGTGCCGAACCGCCCCGTCTGGCTCGAACGCGTCGACGGCCACGCCGGTTGGGCGAACACGGCAGCGATGACCGCAGCGAAGATCACCCCTGCGAGCAAGTCGCCCGAAGGCGGCCGTATCGAAATGGAGGGCGGGAAACCGAGCGGCGTTTTCGTCGACGCCGCGATGGCGCTGGTCAACAGCGCCAAGCCCAAGCCGCTCGCGCGCGACCTCGACCGTGCGCTCTATCTCGCGCAGCAGAAACTGCTCGAACAGGGGATCACGGCGATCGCCGACATGGGAACGACGATCGAAGAATGGCAATCCTATCGCCGCGCCGGCGACAAGAAACAGCTCGCGGTGCGCATCCTCTCCTATGGCGGCGATATCGACAATATGGCGATCATCGCCGGGTCCGAACCGACGCCCTGGCTCTATGACGACCGCCTCCGCATGGTCGGGGTGAAGCTCTATCTCGACGGCGCGCTGGGTTCGCGCGGCGCGTGGCTGAAGGCGCCGTACAGCGACGCGCCGGGGCAGAAGGGTCTGCCTTTGCTCACCCCCGCGCAGCTCCGCAACAAGATGGTCCGCGCGTCGATGGACAAGTTCCAGGTCGCGATCCACGCGATCGGCGACGCAGCCAATGCCGAGGCGCTCGACGCGATCACCGACCTCACCGCCGACCTGCCCGGCGAGCGCCGCTGGCGCATCGAACACGCGCAGATCATTGATCCCGTCGACATCCCGCGCTTCGCGACGCTCAAGGTCATCGCGTCGATGCAGCCCGTCCACCAGACGAGCGACCGCGTGATGGCCGAAGCCCGTCTCGGCCCCGATCGCCTCAAGGGTGCTTACGCGTGGCGCAGCCTCGAAAATGCCGGCGTCCGCCTCGCCTTCGGCTCCGACGTGCCGGTTGAAAGCGCCAACCCCTTCCCCGGCATCGCCGCCGCGATCTCGCGCACCGATGACAAGGGGGAACCCTTCGGCGGCTGGCGTCCCGAGGAAATCGTGACGCGCGAAACCGCGCTTGACGGCTTCACGCGCACCGCAGCCTTTGCCGGTTTTGCCGAAGATCGCATCGGCACGCTGATGCCCGGAATGCGCGCCGACTTCCTGATCGTCGACACCGATCCGATGCTCGCGAGCCCCGACGAAATCCGCCGCATGACCCCGCTCGAAACCTGGATCGGCGGCTATCGCTATTACAAGAAGAGTGAGGGCGCGACCGTTGGCCGCTGA
- a CDS encoding FAD-dependent oxidoreductase, which yields MAADTPTRRALLTGLAALPVAAAAAAAERKERKPKKRKPAKPKIQHVDVAIIGAGVFGAWTAWHLLRAGKSVRLFDAYGAGHARASSGGESRVIRMGYGADTIYSEMARDSLKYWKDLSDTASAPIFHNTGVLWFAPQGDAYTAQSLAWLQANRVAHEHGDVRWLQEKCRQIQFYQGETGILETETGALIAGRGVQEVIADAQIEVERVVMPAPLFSKRVKKHTLPDGGTADHLVYCAGPWLAELFPQQLMHKIVATRQEVYHFGAPQGDTRFAPPELPVWADNSNNGIFYGIPDLEGAGFKIAIDRHGPVIDPDTMERTLTAEGIAEARAYVARRFPGLANAPLIGGRVCQYENSSNGDYLIDRFPGQERVWLVGGGSGHGFKNGPAVGKRVAAHILDKDLAVEPRFSFATKGTVAARTVF from the coding sequence TTGGCCGCTGACACGCCGACCCGCCGCGCGCTGCTCACCGGACTCGCGGCATTGCCCGTCGCCGCGGCGGCCGCCGCGGCCGAGCGCAAGGAACGCAAACCCAAGAAGCGCAAACCGGCCAAACCCAAGATCCAGCATGTCGATGTCGCGATCATCGGCGCGGGCGTGTTCGGCGCGTGGACCGCATGGCATCTGCTTCGCGCGGGCAAGAGCGTGCGGCTGTTCGACGCCTATGGCGCGGGCCATGCGCGCGCTTCGTCGGGCGGCGAAAGCCGCGTTATCCGCATGGGGTACGGTGCCGACACCATCTATTCGGAGATGGCGCGCGACTCGCTCAAATATTGGAAAGACCTCTCGGACACGGCAAGCGCGCCGATCTTTCACAACACCGGCGTCCTCTGGTTCGCACCGCAAGGCGACGCCTATACCGCGCAGTCGCTTGCCTGGCTGCAGGCAAACCGCGTCGCCCACGAACATGGCGACGTCCGCTGGCTGCAGGAAAAGTGCCGCCAGATCCAATTCTATCAGGGCGAAACCGGCATCCTCGAAACCGAGACCGGCGCGCTGATCGCCGGGCGCGGGGTGCAGGAGGTCATCGCCGACGCGCAGATCGAGGTCGAGCGCGTCGTCATGCCCGCGCCGCTTTTTTCAAAGCGGGTCAAGAAGCACACGCTTCCCGACGGCGGCACCGCCGACCATCTCGTCTATTGTGCGGGCCCCTGGCTCGCCGAACTTTTCCCGCAACAACTGATGCACAAGATCGTCGCGACGCGGCAGGAAGTCTATCATTTCGGCGCGCCGCAGGGCGACACACGCTTCGCCCCGCCCGAACTTCCAGTGTGGGCCGACAACAGCAACAACGGGATTTTCTATGGAATCCCCGACCTTGAGGGAGCGGGCTTCAAGATCGCGATCGACCGCCACGGGCCGGTGATCGATCCCGATACGATGGAGCGCACGCTGACTGCCGAGGGCATTGCGGAGGCGCGCGCCTATGTCGCACGCCGCTTCCCCGGCCTAGCCAATGCGCCGCTGATCGGCGGGCGCGTCTGCCAATATGAGAATAGCTCGAACGGCGACTACCTCATCGACCGTTTCCCCGGTCAGGAACGCGTGTGGCTCGTCGGCGGCGGATCGGGCCACGGGTTCAAGAACGGCCCTGCGGTCGGCAAGCGCGTCGCGGCGCATATCCTCGACAAGGATCTGGCGGTCGAACCGCGCTTCAGCTTCGCGACCAAGGGGACCGTGGCGGCGCGGACGGTGTTCTGA
- a CDS encoding alpha-hydroxy acid oxidase gives MKLTDCHNIDDFRALAKRRLPWPVFDYIDGAADDEVTRRRNRAAFDDCDLIPRVLAGVESVDMKTTLFGREMAMPLFLSPTALQRLFHWQGERAVLRAAANAGTVAGISSLATVSLAEAGALTTGPKLFQLYVHHDEGLNQAMLDAARDAKFDAVALTVDTIVGGNRERCLRSGFTSPPRFTASNMLSYAAKPGWGLNYMLREKFSLPNLATHVSEGSSVPKSVAEYFTSMLDQSLDWKRAEAIRKKWDGPFCLKGIVAVEDAKRAVDIGATAVMVSNHGGRQLDGSIAPFDALAAIVDAVGDKVEVICDGGITRGTHVLKALSVGAKACSGGRLYLYALAAAGEDGVARAIALLRAEMERGMKLMGARTLADLGPDNLRWR, from the coding sequence ATGAAACTCACCGACTGCCACAATATCGACGATTTCCGCGCGCTCGCGAAGCGCCGCCTGCCGTGGCCGGTGTTCGACTATATCGACGGCGCCGCCGACGACGAAGTCACCCGCCGCCGCAACCGCGCCGCCTTCGACGATTGCGACCTCATCCCGCGCGTGCTCGCCGGGGTCGAAAGCGTCGATATGAAAACGACGCTGTTCGGTCGCGAAATGGCGATGCCGCTCTTCCTCTCGCCGACCGCACTCCAGCGCCTGTTCCACTGGCAGGGCGAGCGCGCCGTCCTTCGCGCCGCCGCGAACGCGGGGACCGTCGCGGGCATATCGAGCCTCGCGACGGTCAGTCTTGCCGAGGCGGGCGCACTGACCACCGGCCCCAAGCTCTTCCAGCTCTATGTCCACCATGACGAGGGGCTCAACCAGGCGATGCTCGACGCCGCGCGCGATGCGAAGTTCGACGCCGTCGCGCTGACGGTCGATACGATTGTCGGGGGAAACCGCGAACGCTGCCTGCGCTCGGGCTTCACCTCGCCGCCGCGCTTCACCGCGTCGAACATGCTGAGCTACGCCGCGAAGCCCGGCTGGGGGCTCAACTATATGCTCCGCGAAAAGTTCAGCCTGCCCAACCTTGCGACGCATGTGTCCGAAGGGTCGAGCGTGCCCAAGTCGGTCGCCGAATATTTCACCTCGATGCTCGACCAGAGCCTCGACTGGAAACGCGCCGAGGCGATCCGCAAGAAATGGGACGGCCCCTTTTGCCTGAAAGGGATCGTCGCGGTCGAGGATGCCAAGCGCGCCGTCGATATCGGCGCGACGGCGGTCATGGTGTCGAACCACGGCGGGCGCCAGCTCGACGGCAGCATCGCCCCCTTCGACGCGCTTGCCGCCATCGTCGATGCGGTCGGGGACAAGGTCGAAGTCATCTGCGACGGCGGCATCACGCGCGGTACGCATGTATTGAAGGCGCTGTCGGTCGGCGCCAAGGCCTGTTCGGGCGGGCGCCTCTATCTCTATGCGCTCGCCGCGGCGGGCGAGGATGGCGTCGCGCGCGCGATCGCCCTGCTCCGCGCCGAGATGGAGAGGGGCATGAAATTGATGGGGGCCAGGACCCTTGCGGATCTCGGCCCCGATAATTTGCGTTGGCGGTAA